A DNA window from Leptolyngbya sp. KIOST-1 contains the following coding sequences:
- a CDS encoding DUF2294 domain-containing protein — translation MDTTPSALLPTLGQLQRRLTQRFQRLYRENLNHTPGKITCQLLEEKLLFVIEDSVTKPEQLLLDEGQTDLAEQVRSDLATALRPQIIEMVESILDRQVIDILTDATLTTGRTSIVIILSEPPEVRAAAKEA, via the coding sequence ATGGATACCACCCCCTCTGCTCTGTTACCGACACTGGGTCAGCTTCAGCGTAGGCTGACTCAGCGGTTCCAGCGGTTGTACCGCGAAAACCTCAATCACACCCCGGGTAAAATTACCTGCCAACTTCTGGAAGAAAAGCTGCTATTTGTCATCGAAGATTCGGTCACCAAACCTGAGCAACTCTTGTTAGACGAGGGACAGACGGACCTGGCGGAACAGGTAAGGAGTGACCTGGCAACGGCCCTCCGGCCCCAGATTATCGAAATGGTGGAGTCCATTCTCGATCGCCAGGTGATCGATATTTTGACCGATGCGACCCTGACCACCGGGCGCACCAGTATAGTAATTATTCTGTCCGAACCGCCGGAGGTCCGCGCTGCGGCTAAGGAGGCGTAA
- a CDS encoding response regulator, which produces MVLVVDDDEDSLTLMAYILEQLSCETCFVADGLAALMAARQHRPNLILSDIHLPQVDGYGLIQQLRADAQTQAIPVVAVTALAGQENRDRILSAGFDGYISKPFLIQPLEHLINQFIGVPQVAV; this is translated from the coding sequence ATGGTGCTCGTAGTTGATGATGATGAGGACAGTCTCACGCTCATGGCCTACATTCTTGAGCAACTGTCCTGTGAAACCTGCTTCGTGGCCGATGGTCTTGCCGCTCTAATGGCCGCTCGCCAGCATCGCCCAAACTTGATTTTGTCGGATATTCACTTGCCCCAGGTGGATGGTTACGGCCTGATTCAACAACTCCGGGCCGATGCCCAGACCCAGGCCATTCCGGTGGTAGCGGTGACGGCCCTGGCCGGGCAGGAAAATCGCGATCGCATTCTCAGCGCTGGGTTCGATGGCTACATCAGTAAACCCTTTCTGATCCAACCCCTGGAGCATTTGATCAACCAGTTTATTGGTGTCCCCCAGGTAGCTGTTTAG
- a CDS encoding TldD/PmbA family protein, which produces MTVAPLPTPLIKTNDLLQRDYSTPRDRFDAAWEATLSSLLGLGRSAGADFVEFFLERNNYISCQAEDDAITSLSPRLVTGAGVRVFVGKADCYVSTNDLTFNGLKAALDKALAIMGLSLPGPHANLAEINLELLRDYATAKGKDDWLAQCSSMQEMGDVLLAANAALAQDASHVQSRRAVYFRDWQEVLVAASDGTFARDIRLTQSVGYNLLCADGEHRSSIGQRAGDTSDPAFLRNWDFRSASADVAESAGKMLYADYVESGTYPVIMANKFGGVIFHEACGHLLETTQIERGTTPFIDKKGQKIAHENLTAWDEGISPDAFGTIDMDDEGMPAQRTLLIENGVLKNFLSDRAGSMRTGHPRTGSGRRQSFTYAAASRMRNTYIAPGDYSLDELFASVEKGIYCKQMGGGSVGPTGQFNFAVSEAYLIENGQVTKPLKGATLIGEATEIMDKISMCSNDLDLAAGFCGSISGSIYVTVGQPHLKVDSITVGGR; this is translated from the coding sequence ATGACGGTTGCACCCTTACCGACTCCTTTGATCAAAACCAACGACCTGCTCCAGCGCGACTATTCTACCCCCCGCGATCGCTTCGATGCCGCCTGGGAGGCCACCCTATCTAGCCTGCTGGGCCTGGGCCGCTCTGCCGGGGCCGACTTTGTCGAGTTTTTTCTAGAGCGCAACAACTACATCAGCTGCCAGGCCGAAGACGATGCCATCACTAGCCTCTCGCCGCGCCTGGTGACCGGGGCCGGGGTGCGGGTGTTTGTGGGCAAGGCCGACTGCTACGTCAGCACCAACGACCTCACTTTCAATGGGCTTAAGGCCGCCCTCGACAAGGCGCTGGCGATCATGGGGCTGTCCCTGCCCGGCCCCCACGCCAACCTGGCCGAAATCAACCTGGAGCTGTTGCGCGACTACGCCACCGCCAAGGGCAAAGACGACTGGCTGGCCCAGTGCAGTTCGATGCAGGAAATGGGCGACGTGCTGCTGGCCGCCAATGCCGCCCTGGCCCAAGATGCCAGCCACGTGCAGTCGCGCCGCGCCGTCTACTTCCGCGACTGGCAGGAGGTGCTGGTGGCCGCCAGCGACGGCACCTTTGCCCGCGATATTCGCCTCACCCAGTCGGTGGGCTACAACCTGCTGTGCGCCGACGGCGAGCACCGCTCATCCATTGGCCAGCGGGCAGGGGACACCAGTGACCCGGCCTTTCTGCGCAATTGGGACTTTCGCTCGGCCTCGGCGGATGTGGCCGAGTCGGCGGGCAAAATGCTCTATGCCGACTACGTGGAGTCGGGCACCTACCCCGTGATCATGGCCAACAAGTTTGGCGGCGTGATTTTCCACGAAGCCTGCGGCCACCTGCTGGAGACCACCCAGATCGAGCGGGGCACCACCCCCTTTATCGACAAGAAGGGCCAGAAGATCGCCCACGAAAACCTCACCGCCTGGGATGAGGGGATTTCCCCCGACGCCTTCGGCACTATCGATATGGACGACGAGGGGATGCCCGCCCAGCGCACCCTGCTGATCGAGAACGGCGTGCTGAAAAACTTTTTGAGCGATCGCGCTGGTTCCATGCGCACGGGCCACCCCCGCACGGGCAGTGGGCGCCGCCAGAGCTTTACCTACGCCGCCGCCAGCCGCATGCGCAATACCTACATCGCCCCCGGCGACTACTCGCTGGACGAGCTGTTTGCCTCAGTGGAAAAAGGCATCTACTGCAAGCAGATGGGCGGCGGCAGCGTTGGTCCCACCGGTCAGTTCAACTTTGCCGTCTCCGAAGCCTACCTGATTGAAAACGGCCAGGTGACCAAACCGCTCAAGGGCGCCACCCTAATTGGCGAAGCCACCGAAATCATGGACAAAATCTCCATGTGCTCCAATGACCTGGATCTGGCGGCGGGCTTCTGCGGCTCGATCAGCGGCAGCATCTACGTTACTGTCGGCCAGCCCCACCTGAAGGTGGACTCAATCACCGTCGGCGGTCGTTAG
- a CDS encoding BrnT family toxin — translation MQFEWDEAKNLDNIRKHEIDFADIPDVFEGPMLVEPDDRFDYGEDRWFGIGFLGNGVVVVVWTERQNDVIRIISARRAN, via the coding sequence ATGCAGTTCGAGTGGGATGAGGCGAAGAACTTAGACAATATTCGCAAGCACGAGATTGATTTTGCCGACATCCCTGACGTGTTTGAAGGGCCAATGCTAGTTGAACCAGACGATCGGTTTGATTATGGCGAAGATCGCTGGTTCGGCATTGGCTTTCTTGGCAACGGTGTAGTTGTTGTGGTTTGGACAGAACGGCAAAATGACGTGATTCGAATTATCTCAGCACGAAGGGCAAATTGA
- a CDS encoding BrnA antitoxin family protein has product MSGKDLSNISRTNWAALEALDDEGIDYSDIPPLTEEFFEKATLRVPAAQARQLVKIEPEVLSWFQAQGGEYKALINSVLRHYIEGRNHDGSSPNTSPL; this is encoded by the coding sequence ATGAGCGGCAAAGACTTGAGCAATATCTCGCGTACTAACTGGGCAGCGTTGGAGGCACTAGATGATGAAGGAATTGATTACTCCGATATTCCGCCCCTGACAGAGGAGTTTTTTGAGAAGGCTACTCTGAGAGTTCCTGCTGCCCAGGCGCGTCAGCTCGTCAAAATTGAGCCTGAGGTGTTGTCGTGGTTTCAGGCTCAAGGCGGTGAATACAAAGCCCTAATTAACTCCGTCTTGCGCCATTACATTGAAGGCAGAAACCATGACGGGAGCAGTCCCAATACTAGTCCCCTTTAA
- a CDS encoding TldD/PmbA family protein: MPTIQDIAAYAESSAKKLGISKYDVYGSSVDETSVQVDKGDPKQVKASNRSSVIVRVWNPDGKVGVTSTSDVDPLGMDLALQTAQEASAFGVSDHIPDFSPESVAPTADVQVETVPPAPVGDLISTLVDVEKQLLGAHPAIASVPYNGLAQRSIDRFYLNSAGALRHEARSYASLYLYSKTEQEGRKPRSAGAMRVNRGLPLLDIEGCLKEAAEKTISHLDYNKVASGKYRVVFSGEAFLSLLGAFSNMYNAQSVLDNRSLSTADSLGKVVASPLLSVYDDALHPENVSAETFDGEGTPTRRVPIIEQGVLTQFLHSAGTAKRMGTSPTGHASIGAKVSVSPSYYHVLPGAEASAEFSLENAENVIFIDDLQALHAGVNALQGSFSLPFDGWLVNGGTRTSVESATVAGDFCDLLKAIVHVEPEVEVTPGGLCPRVWVDALSITGEG, encoded by the coding sequence ATGCCTACAATTCAAGACATTGCCGCCTACGCGGAATCTAGCGCCAAGAAACTCGGTATTTCCAAATACGACGTCTACGGGTCTTCCGTAGACGAAACCAGCGTGCAGGTTGACAAGGGCGACCCGAAGCAGGTCAAGGCCTCGAATCGCTCCAGCGTGATCGTGCGGGTGTGGAACCCGGACGGCAAGGTGGGGGTGACCTCCACCAGCGATGTCGACCCCCTGGGTATGGATCTGGCCCTGCAAACCGCCCAGGAAGCCAGCGCCTTTGGTGTCAGTGACCACATCCCCGACTTTAGCCCTGAGTCGGTGGCCCCCACTGCCGACGTGCAGGTGGAGACAGTGCCCCCGGCCCCAGTGGGCGACTTGATTTCGACCCTGGTAGATGTAGAGAAGCAGCTGCTGGGGGCGCATCCGGCAATCGCCAGCGTGCCCTACAACGGTCTGGCACAGCGCAGCATCGATCGCTTTTACCTCAACAGCGCTGGAGCCCTGCGCCACGAGGCCCGCTCCTACGCCTCGCTGTACCTGTACAGTAAAACCGAGCAGGAGGGCCGCAAACCCCGCTCTGCTGGGGCGATGCGGGTGAATCGGGGCCTGCCTCTGCTCGACATTGAGGGCTGCCTGAAAGAAGCCGCCGAGAAAACCATCAGCCACCTCGACTACAACAAGGTGGCCTCGGGCAAGTACCGGGTCGTGTTCTCAGGCGAGGCGTTTTTAAGCTTGCTGGGGGCGTTCTCGAATATGTACAACGCCCAGAGCGTGCTGGACAACCGCAGCCTGTCCACGGCGGATTCCCTGGGCAAGGTGGTGGCCTCGCCCCTGCTGTCGGTGTACGACGATGCGCTACACCCCGAAAACGTCAGCGCCGAAACCTTTGACGGCGAGGGCACGCCCACCCGTCGGGTGCCGATTATTGAGCAGGGCGTGCTGACCCAGTTTTTGCACAGTGCCGGTACCGCCAAGCGCATGGGCACCAGCCCTACAGGCCACGCCAGCATTGGCGCGAAGGTGTCGGTCAGCCCCAGCTACTACCACGTACTGCCGGGGGCCGAGGCCAGCGCCGAGTTCAGCCTGGAGAACGCCGAGAACGTGATTTTTATCGACGACCTGCAGGCGCTCCACGCCGGGGTGAACGCGCTGCAAGGCTCCTTCTCGCTGCCCTTCGATGGCTGGCTGGTGAATGGGGGAACCCGCACCAGCGTGGAGTCGGCTACGGTAGCGGGCGACTTCTGCGACCTGCTCAAGGCGATCGTGCATGTGGAACCGGAGGTGGAGGTGACCCCCGGCGGCTTGTGCCCGCGCGTCTGGGTCGATGCCCTATCGATTACGGGAGAGGGTTAG
- a CDS encoding inverse autotransporter beta domain-containing protein, with product MKIYQVFALALSVNLTVPQLAKALESQLPASVPGVGQKLSQVVDRDLESIADAEQTLTPSVGQAPTSALEAQTVDTPSIETLASPPTIRGRFNLGHNSSSAGADGLTQFGGFVPLWQVPGHNVVFLEGSLLLQNSGNLGGNAVLGYRQQLPEQNRTVGGYVAFDNRNTGQASFNQLGFGVETLGETWDLRLNAYLPVGTARQLIESQTSTLGAMSGTARFQGNSLFFDTALQNQVTNTYQAALGGMDIEVGGRLLQFANGGDLRGYISPYYLSGPGVSGTFGIRGRLSAQPSPGLELGMGVQHDEVFGTNLLGSVRLSLPGGPGRSAASPEEQQVARLGAPLERSSTIKVDVQNEVLDSQLIQGEPILALNPATGQPWFFIHVVGDGNGDGSIESPLGNLSNAVAVAQPDGNHIIYVRVGNVAYQGNLTVPDNVRLWSTGPQQQLDIAGLGSVNLPESGAGALPVVLGELIPGNSSQVFGFVELIPLGNVTLNGAIPASDANLSNLQAQLSNNGQPVSALETFLELAPGELNGLGLGTVTQGSALKIRITAPVESTAAFGWNFLTSESTPEGFYNDFSFVSVSGNALQSLADTNFGTFTPTSVPGFNEETGSQTFSFGSNYPNGLTFSIGVVDVGDTSVRSGLLLNQTSPGSP from the coding sequence ATGAAGATTTATCAAGTATTTGCCCTGGCTCTGTCAGTAAATCTAACGGTACCCCAGCTAGCCAAAGCGTTAGAAAGTCAATTGCCCGCTAGTGTTCCAGGCGTTGGACAAAAATTATCTCAAGTTGTAGATAGGGATTTAGAGAGTATTGCCGACGCTGAGCAGACTCTTACACCCAGCGTAGGACAAGCCCCCACGTCAGCTCTCGAAGCTCAAACCGTGGACACTCCCTCCATTGAGACCTTAGCCTCTCCCCCCACAATAAGGGGACGCTTTAACCTCGGGCATAATAGCTCAAGCGCTGGTGCCGATGGACTAACGCAATTTGGCGGGTTTGTACCCCTTTGGCAAGTTCCTGGTCACAATGTTGTTTTTCTAGAAGGCAGTCTCTTGCTGCAAAATAGCGGCAACCTGGGAGGCAATGCCGTGCTGGGCTATCGGCAACAACTGCCTGAGCAAAACCGCACGGTGGGAGGCTATGTTGCATTTGATAACCGCAACACCGGGCAAGCCTCCTTCAACCAACTGGGATTCGGGGTGGAAACGTTGGGCGAAACTTGGGATTTACGTCTTAATGCTTATCTACCGGTTGGCACCGCTCGTCAACTTATAGAGAGTCAAACTAGTACCTTAGGAGCGATGAGCGGGACGGCTAGATTTCAGGGTAATTCTCTATTTTTTGACACTGCTTTACAAAATCAGGTGACTAATACCTATCAGGCTGCCCTTGGAGGGATGGATATAGAAGTCGGGGGACGACTGCTACAGTTTGCCAATGGTGGTGATTTACGGGGATATATCAGTCCTTACTATCTCAGTGGCCCTGGAGTAAGCGGCACCTTTGGTATTAGAGGTCGACTCTCGGCGCAGCCAAGTCCAGGCCTAGAGCTAGGAATGGGCGTCCAGCACGACGAAGTCTTTGGTACTAACTTGCTAGGAAGCGTACGATTAAGTCTGCCGGGCGGGCCGGGCCGTAGCGCAGCATCTCCAGAAGAACAACAGGTTGCCCGTCTTGGTGCTCCCTTAGAAAGGTCATCCACCATCAAAGTGGACGTGCAAAATGAAGTGCTGGATAGTCAACTTATACAAGGAGAACCAATTCTGGCCCTCAACCCCGCTACAGGGCAACCATGGTTCTTCATTCATGTGGTCGGCGATGGCAATGGAGACGGCAGCATTGAAAGCCCCTTAGGTAACCTTTCTAATGCGGTTGCCGTCGCTCAGCCAGACGGTAATCACATTATTTATGTACGTGTAGGGAATGTGGCTTATCAGGGCAACTTGACTGTTCCTGACAATGTACGGCTGTGGTCAACTGGGCCTCAGCAACAGCTTGACATCGCAGGTTTGGGTTCAGTGAACTTACCAGAGTCTGGTGCTGGGGCGCTACCTGTGGTACTGGGGGAGTTAATCCCAGGCAATAGCTCTCAGGTCTTTGGATTTGTGGAGTTGATACCACTGGGTAATGTCACATTAAACGGGGCTATCCCAGCTTCTGATGCAAACTTAAGTAACCTGCAAGCACAACTCTCCAACAACGGTCAGCCTGTAAGTGCGTTAGAAACCTTTCTAGAGCTAGCGCCCGGCGAATTGAATGGCTTAGGGTTAGGCACAGTCACCCAAGGGTCAGCTCTAAAAATTCGCATAACGGCCCCTGTAGAAAGTACGGCAGCCTTTGGGTGGAACTTCTTAACGAGTGAAAGTACGCCTGAAGGATTTTACAACGACTTTTCCTTTGTTTCTGTTAGTGGCAATGCTCTGCAATCTCTAGCAGACACCAATTTTGGCACATTTACGCCTACCTCGGTTCCAGGCTTCAACGAAGAAACAGGGTCACAAACATTTTCCTTTGGAAGTAACTACCCCAATGGATTGACATTTAGCATTGGCGTTGTAGATGTTGGTGACACTAGTGTTCGGTCAGGGTTACTCCTTAATCAGACAAGCCCTGGATCTCCCTAA
- the cbiD gene encoding cobalt-precorrin-5B (C(1))-methyltransferase CbiD, producing the protein MVEGVSIPPRPGYTLPVFACAGAIAALRHLLNPGDRPQSVTLDLLNPPQPADIPIAQLAPLPDGSVLAITHSDPGDNLDLTRHTPIWSVVAWGSGDQPEPIHIDGGEGIGRQIDQEGAPAIYRYAREVMVHNLRPLVPQGQTLRVTIILPQGRALGDRTSNAAFGVVDGLSLLGTSGISAPLSAPGQLDESREILRDKASRYRHLVFCLGENGLDLAVKLGIDRDRRVKTANWLGPMLVEAGQLGLAGVLLLGYHGKLVKLAGGIFHTHHHVADGRQEILAACCAAVGAELPVIQSVLAAKTVEAGLGILRQTDESLSHRVYQHMVDRIDERAAAYVHAHMAQPLTVGTIVFDRKRQVVARSQLAEVLFHQVLVD; encoded by the coding sequence ATGGTAGAAGGCGTATCCATACCACCGCGTCCCGGCTACACCCTGCCGGTGTTTGCCTGTGCCGGGGCGATCGCCGCCCTGCGGCACCTGCTCAACCCAGGCGATCGCCCCCAATCTGTCACCCTGGATCTGCTCAACCCACCCCAACCCGCCGACATTCCCATTGCTCAGCTGGCCCCGCTGCCCGATGGCTCCGTGCTGGCGATCACCCACAGCGACCCTGGCGACAACCTCGACCTCACCCGCCACACCCCGATCTGGTCAGTGGTGGCCTGGGGCAGCGGTGACCAGCCAGAGCCTATCCACATTGACGGCGGCGAGGGCATTGGCCGCCAGATCGACCAGGAGGGTGCGCCAGCGATCTACCGCTACGCCAGGGAGGTCATGGTCCACAACCTGAGGCCGCTGGTCCCCCAGGGCCAAACCCTGCGGGTGACGATTATTTTGCCGCAGGGCCGCGCGCTGGGCGATCGCACCTCCAACGCGGCCTTTGGGGTCGTCGATGGGCTGTCCCTGCTGGGCACCTCGGGCATTTCGGCCCCCCTCAGTGCCCCCGGTCAGCTCGACGAGTCCCGCGAAATCTTGCGGGACAAGGCCAGCCGGTACCGCCACCTGGTGTTTTGCCTGGGCGAAAACGGGCTGGACCTGGCGGTGAAGCTGGGGATCGATCGCGATCGCCGGGTCAAAACCGCCAACTGGCTGGGGCCCATGCTGGTCGAGGCGGGGCAGCTAGGCTTAGCTGGCGTTCTCCTGCTGGGGTACCACGGCAAGCTGGTCAAGCTGGCCGGGGGCATTTTTCACACCCACCACCACGTCGCCGATGGACGGCAGGAAATTCTGGCGGCCTGCTGTGCGGCGGTAGGGGCGGAGTTGCCCGTCATTCAGTCCGTTCTGGCGGCCAAAACCGTTGAGGCAGGGCTAGGGATTCTGCGTCAAACGGATGAATCCCTCAGCCATCGGGTCTATCAGCATATGGTCGATCGCATTGACGAGCGGGCCGCCGCCTATGTCCACGCCCACATGGCCCAGCCCCTGACGGTGGGGACGATAGTATTCGATCGCAAGCGCCAGGTGGTAGCCCGCAGTCAACTAGCTGAAGTACTGTTCCATCAAGTTTTGGTAGACTAG
- the guaA gene encoding glutamine-hydrolyzing GMP synthase, with protein MLVILDFGSQYSELIARRIRETEVYSEVLSYRTTAEQLKQLNPKGIILSGGPNSVYDNGAPHCDPAIWELGIPVLGVCYGMQLMVQQLGGQVERAERGEYGKADLFIDDPTDLLTNVEEATTMWMSHGDSVTRLPEGFEVLAHTHNTPCAAVADHVRKLYGVQFHPEVVHSKGGIALIRNFVYHICECQPTWTTEAFVEDAIREVRARVGDKRVLLALSGGVDSSTLAFLLHQAIGDQLTCMFIDQGFMRKDEPERLVKLFAEQFHIPVIHIKARDRFLAKVEGITDPEEKRKRIGHEFIRVFEEESKRLGPFDYLAQGTLYPDVIESADTNVDPKTGERVAVKIKSHHNVGGLPKDLQFKLVEPLRKLFKDEVRKVGRSIGLPEEIVRRQPFPGPGLAIRIIGEITEERLEILRNADFVVRDEIAKQGMYHDFWQAFAVLLPVRSVGVMGDQRTYAYPIVLRLVSSEDGMTADWSRVPYDLLETISNRIVNEVDGVNRVVYDITSKPPGTIEWE; from the coding sequence ATGCTCGTCATCCTCGACTTTGGCTCTCAGTACTCTGAGCTGATCGCCCGCCGCATCCGCGAGACCGAGGTGTACTCCGAGGTGCTCTCTTACCGCACCACCGCCGAGCAGCTCAAGCAGCTCAACCCCAAGGGCATTATTCTTTCGGGCGGCCCCAACTCGGTCTACGACAACGGTGCCCCCCACTGCGACCCGGCCATCTGGGAGCTGGGGATTCCGGTCCTGGGGGTATGCTATGGCATGCAGCTGATGGTTCAGCAGCTGGGCGGCCAGGTGGAGCGGGCCGAGCGGGGCGAGTACGGCAAGGCCGACCTCTTCATCGACGACCCCACTGACCTGCTCACCAACGTGGAAGAGGCCACCACCATGTGGATGAGCCACGGCGACTCGGTGACTCGCCTACCCGAGGGCTTTGAGGTGCTGGCCCACACCCACAACACCCCCTGCGCCGCCGTCGCTGACCACGTGCGCAAGCTCTACGGCGTGCAGTTTCACCCTGAGGTGGTGCATTCCAAGGGAGGCATTGCCCTAATTCGCAACTTTGTCTACCACATCTGCGAGTGCCAGCCCACCTGGACCACCGAAGCCTTTGTAGAAGACGCCATTCGCGAGGTGCGGGCGCGGGTGGGCGACAAGCGGGTGCTGCTGGCCCTCTCCGGCGGCGTAGACTCCTCGACCCTGGCCTTTTTGCTACACCAGGCGATCGGCGATCAGCTCACCTGTATGTTCATCGACCAGGGCTTTATGCGCAAGGACGAGCCCGAGCGGCTGGTGAAGCTGTTTGCCGAGCAGTTCCATATTCCGGTGATTCATATCAAGGCCCGCGATCGCTTCCTGGCCAAGGTCGAGGGCATCACCGATCCCGAAGAAAAGCGCAAGCGCATCGGCCACGAGTTCATTCGCGTCTTTGAGGAAGAGTCCAAGCGCCTCGGCCCCTTCGACTACCTGGCCCAGGGCACCCTCTACCCCGACGTGATCGAGTCCGCCGACACCAATGTCGATCCCAAGACTGGGGAGCGGGTAGCGGTGAAGATCAAGAGCCACCACAACGTCGGCGGCCTACCCAAAGACCTCCAGTTCAAGCTGGTGGAGCCCCTGCGCAAGTTGTTCAAAGACGAAGTGCGCAAGGTGGGCCGCTCCATCGGCCTGCCCGAGGAGATTGTCCGCCGTCAGCCCTTCCCCGGCCCCGGCCTGGCCATTCGCATCATTGGTGAAATCACCGAGGAGCGGCTAGAAATTCTGCGCAATGCGGATTTTGTAGTGCGGGACGAAATTGCCAAACAGGGTATGTACCACGACTTCTGGCAGGCCTTTGCGGTGCTGCTGCCCGTGCGCAGCGTGGGCGTGATGGGCGATCAGCGCACCTACGCCTACCCCATCGTGCTGCGCCTGGTCAGCAGCGAAGACGGCATGACCGCCGACTGGTCGCGGGTGCCCTACGACCTGCTAGAGACGATCTCAAACCGCATCGTCAACGAAGTCGATGGCGTCAACAGGGTGGTCTACGACATTACCTCCAAGCCACCTGGCACCATTGAGTGGGAATAG
- the rpe gene encoding ribulose-phosphate 3-epimerase, whose protein sequence is MPHTSSNKNSVVISPSILSADFSRLGEEIKAVDEAGADWIHVDVMDGRFVPNITIGPLIVDAVRPVTQKPLDVHLMIVEPEKYVADFAKAGADIITVHCEHNASPHLHRTLGQIKELGKEAGVVLNPGTPLSLIENVLDLCDLVLIMSVNPGFGGQSFIPTMVDKVRALRNMCDERGLNPWIEVDGGLKVNNTWQVLEAGANAIVAGSAVFNAPDYAAAIEGIRNSKRPAPELAAV, encoded by the coding sequence ATGCCGCATACTTCTTCCAACAAAAATTCTGTCGTGATCTCCCCGTCCATTTTGTCGGCAGACTTCAGCCGCCTGGGCGAAGAAATCAAGGCGGTCGATGAAGCTGGCGCTGACTGGATTCATGTGGACGTGATGGATGGCCGCTTTGTGCCCAACATTACCATCGGCCCCCTGATTGTCGATGCCGTTCGCCCCGTCACCCAAAAGCCCCTCGATGTACACCTGATGATTGTCGAGCCGGAGAAGTACGTGGCTGATTTTGCCAAAGCCGGCGCTGACATTATCACTGTGCACTGCGAGCACAATGCCTCGCCCCACCTGCACCGCACCCTGGGCCAGATCAAAGAGCTGGGCAAAGAGGCGGGCGTGGTGCTCAACCCCGGTACTCCGCTGTCGCTAATTGAGAACGTACTTGACCTCTGCGACCTGGTGCTGATCATGAGCGTCAACCCCGGCTTCGGCGGTCAGAGCTTCATTCCGACCATGGTGGATAAGGTGCGTGCCCTGCGCAACATGTGCGACGAGCGCGGCCTCAACCCCTGGATCGAGGTAGACGGCGGCCTCAAGGTCAACAACACCTGGCAGGTGCTGGAGGCTGGGGCCAACGCGATCGTGGCCGGTTCGGCGGTGTTTAATGCGCCTGACTATGCGGCGGCGATCGAGGGCATTCGCAACAGCAAGCGCCCTGCGCCTGAGCTGGCTGCTGTTTAG
- a CDS encoding aldo/keto reductase, with the protein MQYRRFGRTELQMPVFSCGGMRYQHSWKDVPLADIPQKNQENLAATIHRALDVGINHIETARGYGTSEIQLGQILPGLDRSRLIVQTKVSPTADPAEFRQHLAQSLDNLRLETVDLLGIHGINTAELLDWTLRPGGCMAVAREFQRQGRVRFIGFSTHAPTAVIQQAIASDAFDYVNLHWYYINQDNWPAIDLAQRHDLGVFIISPSDKGGHLYNPPAKLMELCDPLSPLVFNDLFCLSHPQVHTLSVGAARPSDFDEHLNTLPLLDEAELHLKPVRDRLHRHAQAVLGEDWLRTWAIGLPSPEQTPGNINIPAILRLRNLLLAFDMEDYGKARYNMLGNAGHWFPGEKAENLDQVDLSECLRRSPHADKIPHLLAEAHKALAGQAMARLSNA; encoded by the coding sequence ATGCAATATCGACGTTTTGGCCGCACCGAGCTGCAAATGCCCGTGTTTTCCTGCGGCGGTATGCGGTACCAGCACTCGTGGAAAGACGTGCCGCTGGCAGACATTCCTCAGAAAAACCAGGAAAACCTGGCGGCCACGATTCACCGCGCGTTAGATGTGGGCATCAACCACATCGAGACGGCGCGGGGCTACGGCACCTCGGAGATTCAGCTGGGGCAGATTTTGCCAGGGCTCGATCGCAGCCGCCTGATCGTACAAACCAAGGTTTCCCCAACCGCAGACCCCGCCGAGTTTCGCCAGCACCTCGCTCAATCCCTGGACAACCTCAGGCTGGAAACGGTAGACCTGCTCGGCATTCACGGCATCAACACGGCAGAACTGCTGGACTGGACCCTGCGCCCCGGCGGCTGTATGGCGGTGGCGCGGGAGTTTCAGCGCCAGGGAAGGGTGCGGTTCATTGGCTTTTCGACCCACGCGCCGACGGCGGTGATTCAGCAGGCGATCGCCTCCGATGCGTTCGACTACGTCAACCTGCACTGGTACTACATCAACCAAGACAACTGGCCTGCGATCGACCTGGCCCAGCGCCACGACCTGGGCGTATTTATCATCAGCCCGTCGGACAAAGGGGGGCACCTGTACAACCCGCCCGCCAAGCTGATGGAACTGTGCGACCCACTCAGCCCGCTGGTGTTTAACGACCTATTTTGCCTCAGCCACCCCCAGGTGCACACCCTCAGCGTTGGGGCGGCACGGCCCAGCGATTTTGACGAGCACCTCAACACCCTGCCCCTGCTGGACGAGGCTGAGCTGCATTTGAAGCCGGTGCGCGATCGCCTGCACCGCCACGCCCAGGCTGTACTGGGCGAAGACTGGCTGCGCACCTGGGCGATCGGCCTGCCCAGCCCTGAGCAAACCCCCGGCAACATCAACATTCCCGCCATTCTGCGGCTGCGGAACCTGCTGCTCGCCTTCGATATGGAAGACTACGGCAAGGCCCGCTACAACATGCTGGGCAACGCCGGCCACTGGTTCCCCGGCGAAAAGGCTGAGAACTTAGATCAAGTGGATCTCTCAGAATGCCTGCGTCGCAGCCCCCACGCCGACAAAATTCCGCACCTGCTGGCGGAGGCCCACAAAGCGCTGGCGGGGCAGGCGATGGCGCGGCTGTCGAATGCGTAG